The following DNA comes from Candidatus Melainabacteria bacterium.
CATCTACAACTAATGGAATATTTTTTATGTGGCAATTTTGTGCGATTAACTCTACATCTGAGATTACGCCTTCATATGTCGGAGATACAATAACACAACCAGCAATATCATTATGTTTTGATGTGATCTCAAACAATTTGTTTGGATCAACTTTTGAAAAAATACCCCACTTATCTAGAAACTCTACATCTAACCAGACAGGTTCAAGTCCAGCTAAAATCACACCATTAATTATTGATTTGTGAACATTTCTTGCAAGAATAACTTTCTTGCCAAATTTATTTAATGCAACCATACTAGCAATTAATCCAATACTTGCACCACTAGTTAAATAAAACGAGTGTTCTACATTGAAGAAATTGGCAGTAATCTTTTCAGATTGGAATATTGGATTGTCTTCACCGTGAGTATCATAACCACTAACTTCAGAGATATCTAAGTTATAAAGTTCTTTAGGAAGAATATCATTGTTTGAAACTCCACCATGAAACGGAACATGCATGCGAATTGGATTTTTAGAAAGGTAGTCTTCGAGGGTGTTTAGGATGGGGGTTTCATTTTTCATAACAAGAAATTCTATTATCTCTTTACCTGAAAACTAAGTAAGAGTGCATCTTCTGCTTCTTTTATTTTTTCATCTGAAATTTTCCCTAGCTTTTTAATAAATCTTATTATATCTGTTGTTTTTATCTGATTGAACAAAGCCATTGATTTATTTTTAAGACCACCTTCTCCTTTTTCAAAAGTTACGGCAAATGGCCAATTTTCTTTTACTGTACTTGTTATTGGTGCCACCATTGTAGTCCTTAAAACTTCATTAATTAAATCACTTTGCATAACAAGGCATGGTCTTGTCTTTTTTATTTCTTTGCCAAGAGTAGGATCAAGATTTACAACCCAAATCTCACCACGTTTTGGTTTTTTAGCTGAGTGATTAATCATCTATGTCATCAGCCAGTGTTACATCCCAGTCTTTAAGTTCTTTCCACAGCTCATTACACTTATTCATTTCACAGGCAGCTTGTTTAAGTTTTTTTATTTCTTCTTCTTCTTTTGCTTTTCTAATAGCTTCTGTAACAAATGCAGCCTGGTTTCCCTTTTCCTGAAGAAAAAGAATTATATCTATAGGTAATGTAAATGTAGCTTTTTTTGTGGAATGATTCATATTGATACCTTATATATTAACAATACTAATATACCATATTTATAGTATTGTTAAACTTGAAAGAGCAGTTAAGACCAGTAGAATGGGGGTCAGATCCATGGATCTGACCCCTACTTGTTTCTTACTCTAGAACTGCTTGAAGAATTTGTACTTTGAGTTTGTCCTTCAACACCATTAGCTAAGAAGATAAAAGAGAAATAAAAACTAAAAATAGAAAATAAACAAAGTGAGGAAAAAATAAACCTAAATATATTATTTCTTTTCAATGTTTAATCCTTAAACCACAGTCCAGTATACTCTTCTATAGTTGCTAGATTTGAATTAGTAAGATTCCTAAAAATACTATTATAATCTCCTAAGACTTAAGTAACTAAAGAAGATAATGTTGTAGTAAAAATTCTATCCTTTACCTCATTTGGAAGGTGAGAACAATTTTTAGTGATTATTGATGTTGCAAGACTTCTATCTGTGTCTAATCCAATTAGAACATCAGGCAGATGTAAAAATCCGCATATAAAGAGCAAGTTCTTTTTATCATTACTTTTAAGTTCTCTAACGATTGATTGTGTGCTTACCTCTGTTATATAAGTACCCATCTTATCTCTTAATGCAACAAAAGAGTTATATCTGATTTGTGCTTCTTGTAAGTTAGTAGCAAGGAGGTCATTAAATTTATGTGCTGCTGTAATTAATTCTTCAGCAGAAGTTTGACCAGACTGAGCCCGATTCATACTTTCACAAGCATTTCTTATTCCTTGCCCACCTTGGTATGTTGATACAACCATATAAACCAACATTCCTAAAATATCATCTCTATTAAATGATGGTTTACTTAATGCTCCTTCTCCAATGAGTTTACTTATAACTTCCCAAGATAAAAAATTTTTAAATGGGTCTGTTGTAGATATTCCATAATATTGTGAAAGAATTATCGCAACTTTTCTCACATCCCATACATCAGTTGGCTTATATGATTGACTTAAACCTTCAATAAAAAAACCATGGTTTTTAGCTTGTGCCTTTAAAAGAAGAGCTTGTAAGTCATAGTAGTTCTGAAATAAATCTACTGCATACGGATCTCTATGGGTATCACATAAAACAAATACTTCTTTATTATTTATTTTGATAGGTCCTATAAGCCTTGATACTCCATATGAATCTGGACGTAAAAGTTTTGTTTTTCCCTTCCCTGTTGCAAATAGATTTTTGATTTCTAAGTCTAAGCTGTCTTTGCGAAAGACCCCTATAGGTGCACTATTTGTGTTATCTACTTCTCTTGGTTTCATATTAGATTTGCTGAATGTATTCTCAAGCAGTATTTATTGTAACAGTATTAATACACCGGTAATATTTCAAACAACTTTCTCTGAAAAGACAATTATATCTGGTGTATCATAATATATATGCAAATAGCAACAATATCAAAACACCTTCAAGAAGCCCTTCTTGTGCTTGAAATAGAAAGCCAGGCAATTAAAGATTTAATTTTGGATCTTGAAAGGAATCAAGCTAAGGAGTTTGAAAAAGCAATTGATATTTTACTTTCTTGTAAAGGAAGAATTGTTGTAACAGGAATTGGAAAATCTGGTCATATTGGAAGTAAGATTGCAGCTACTCTTGCAAGTACTGGTTCACCAGCATTTTTTGTTCATCCTGCAGAGCTAGCACATGGTGATTTTGGTATGCTTACTCCTTCTGATGTTATGCTTGCACTCTCATTTAGTGGTGAAACAGATGAATTAAAAAAGATTTTAATACCAATTAAAAGACTTGGAATTAAGTTAATTTCTATTACAGGAAATGAAGGTTCTACGCTAGCACAAAACAGTAATGTCTCTTTAATTATAAAAGTACAAAAAGAAGCATGTCCGTTGAACCTTGCACCTACAGCAAGTACAACTGCAATGCTTGCTTTAGGAGATGCATTAGCAATTTCACTAATGCAAGCAAAAGGCATTACTAAAGAAGATTTTGCAAAATCTCATCCTGGAGGTTCTCTTGGCAAAAAATTAATTAAAGTTAGTGATGTAATGAGATTACAAAATGAGATCCCAATGATTAAAGAAGAAACTCTTTTTTACCAAGTTCTTGGAGAAATAAATAATAAAAGATTGGGATTTACTACTGTAGTAAATATGAATAAACAATTACTAGGCACAATTACTGATGGAGATATTCGTAGAACTTATTTAAAATATAAAGATAAGGTAGAGAAGAAAAGTGCAAAAGAAATTATGACGACAAATCCAAAGACAATAACAATAAATGAACTAGCAGTAAGTGCTTTAAGATTAATGGAAGATTATAGAATCTCTGATTTAATTGTTTTAAATGATTTTGGAATCCCAATAGGCATAGTCGATTTAAAAGATCTTTTAAAAGCAGGAATTATATAAATGTAAGGGTAAATCTTGCGTTTGCCCAAAGGAGGGAAAAATGAGAAAGACAAAACAAAAAAAAGGTAACATTTCTAAAAAACAAGCAGCAAAATTAAAAGATCTAGTTCTGCATATAATTACAAAAGAAATTAGCAGTTAAATTATTTAAGATGGCTGATAAAAAGAAAAAACTTGCTGTTTTAGTCTCAGGTTCAGGTACTAATTTACAAGCAATAATAAATGCAGTTAAGAGTGGTGAATTAGAAGATACTAAAATCTCTATAGTAATTTCAAATAAACAGGATGCTTATGCTTTAAAACGTGCAGAGAATGAAAACATTGAAAATATTTTCTTAAATCCAAAAGATTTTAAAACTAATATAGCTTTTGACAAAAAATTAGTAGAAATAATTAGTAGCTATGAAATAGATTTAATTGTTTTAGCTGGTTATACAAAAATTCTTACAGAAGTTTTTGTAAATGCATTTCCTAAGAAAATTATTAATATACATCCTGCTTTACTCCCAGATTTTGGTGGTAAAGGAATGTACGGGAAATATGTCCATGAAGCAGTTTTAAAAAGTAGGGTTAAACAAAGTGGATGTACAGTACATTTTGTTACAAGTGATGTTGATGCTGGCCCAATTATTCTTCAAAAAAAAGTACCAGTATTAGATAGTGACACTGCTGAAACTTTGTCACATAGAATATTAGAAGAAGAACATAAATTGTTGGTTGAGGCAATTAGAAAGATTTTGTTTGAATGTAGAGACGCGGTTAACCGCGTCTCTACTATATAATATTGAATATGCCCTTCTTGATTTTAATAATAATTTTAATTTCTTTTGCAATATATTTCTTATTTTTCTCAAGTGGAAATCTTGTTGACTGGCAATTAAAACTTTATTTAAGACTTGGATTTTTAAAGATTGAGAATTATAAAGAAGACTCAATA
Coding sequences within:
- a CDS encoding type II toxin-antitoxin system PemK/MazF family toxin, translating into MINHSAKKPKRGEIWVVNLDPTLGKEIKKTRPCLVMQSDLINEVLRTTMVAPITSTVKENWPFAVTFEKGEGGLKNKSMALFNQIKTTDIIRFIKKLGKISDEKIKEAEDALLLSFQVKR
- a CDS encoding KpsF/GutQ family sugar-phosphate isomerase, with product MQIATISKHLQEALLVLEIESQAIKDLILDLERNQAKEFEKAIDILLSCKGRIVVTGIGKSGHIGSKIAATLASTGSPAFFVHPAELAHGDFGMLTPSDVMLALSFSGETDELKKILIPIKRLGIKLISITGNEGSTLAQNSNVSLIIKVQKEACPLNLAPTASTTAMLALGDALAISLMQAKGITKEDFAKSHPGGSLGKKLIKVSDVMRLQNEIPMIKEETLFYQVLGEINNKRLGFTTVVNMNKQLLGTITDGDIRRTYLKYKDKVEKKSAKEIMTTNPKTITINELAVSALRLMEDYRISDLIVLNDFGIPIGIVDLKDLLKAGII
- a CDS encoding phosphoribosylglycinamide formyltransferase gives rise to the protein MADKKKKLAVLVSGSGTNLQAIINAVKSGELEDTKISIVISNKQDAYALKRAENENIENIFLNPKDFKTNIAFDKKLVEIISSYEIDLIVLAGYTKILTEVFVNAFPKKIINIHPALLPDFGGKGMYGKYVHEAVLKSRVKQSGCTVHFVTSDVDAGPIILQKKVPVLDSDTAETLSHRILEEEHKLLVEAIRKILFECRDAVNRVSTI